The Populus nigra chromosome 4, ddPopNigr1.1, whole genome shotgun sequence genome contains the following window.
GCCAGCAACTAGGGACAACCCCCTCTCTTGCAAAGACCAAACCGGGGCAGCCCCCTCCCTTTCCTCTCATTCTCTTCCAGCAGTCCCAAAACACTGTCCCCTCTCCTTCCCATCAACACAAAGCCAGTAGCAGCTCCTCCCTCACCTTCTCCTTCACCGCAGCTTCAACAGCCCCAGCAACGCCTCCACACCGACAGCAGAGGAATCTGCTCCTTCCAGCCGGGACCAGTGCACGCCAGTGAAGCCACCAGCCTCCACCGCAGCACCACCGGCCTCCCAGCGACGCACCAACTCCTCCACGCCAGGTGCTCTTCTTCCCCCCCCTTTTTTGTGCCTCGGTTTGTTTCCttctcctgcatgcagaatgcaccttctgcatgcaggaaggggggaaaataattccccccatgttttttaattacgcTGGGCCAGATTGGTTCTGGCCTAGCAAAAAAAATGGGTTTCCTCCTGTGGGCCGGACTGATCCTAGCCCAGCCCAGCGGGTGGGCTGGGTCCGgcccatgataaaaaaattctggTTGGGCCGATATCGGCCCAACATATTTTtagggctgagtccggcccagtttgttgggccggcccagcccagcccaatttatatattatatattatgtatattatattgtgttttgtatttattatatatatatataattatttaatttctgtgaaaattattttcaaaaaatatgtgatttttctgtaagtttattactgtattttaattaatatcggtttgtatttttatactgtaaagatacaaatccggtattaaaacacccggttttcgtcgaaacatcaaacattttcaaaataaaaaatgtcttttgcgatcaaaaattttctaaatatctttaaagatattgttgatttttttgcatatttttatcaaagtggattaatattgggttgtatttttataccgtaaggataccaactcagtattaaaatacccgatttgcgtcgaaacatataaaaaaaatatacataattgaaaatgttttgttttaaaatacggcctagtctctccaatatatatatataaatattataacatcatattttcatacaacaaagaaagtttttttaaaaaaaacaatatatgtactagcatgcattttggcttttataaccagtttattcaagccatgagaactaggccaatatttcaaaaattctaaaaaaatctttttgtcttcttttagtatgtgggattacgaatttatacgtaaaacgtattcctgattaaatatgttttttacattGACGTTAGAACGATTaggctttacccgataagataaggatctccttattgaggaggacttttcttgaaccatagacggaccaacaactaggaaacacaacgagaccttgaatcttATCAGACagttaaacaatgcagcttaccttaggtagggcgtatttggggtgctaataccttccctttacgcaaccagtccccgtacccaatctctaagaccagttagggttcctagtgaccaaaatactaggtggcgactcccattccatttcctaccaacaaaagacaatatttttttgtctccccacatttgtcaaatagataccatacacaccTGCCTAGATTTTAAAGTGGAATACTCGctgcgacgtcgcgcaccccgcgacacaACTATgccattgtttttaaaatgatttctcaatttctttataaataattatacacATTAACCTAAAATACATTATCTACTTGTTATtgtaatttctttcattttttttttgtttaggtgcggcaaattattaatttatgtttttttttcattgaaacttGCTCTCACCCTACtaagtttttacttaaaaaataatactccacataaaaaaaaaatttgtcaagacataaaaattatgaataaataaagtttttaattaaaaatatatattttgtctttttaattcaaataattagattttttgtgcatattattttttattcaataagacATGAtgctaataaataatatattttattctcaaaataaaaatattaaaaaatgacaaaaaaaatgatgttattcAATAGCTTtcttctaaatatttatttttattatcatataattaaataaaaaattgaataatactaaattgataatattgtgtagttgtttttataaaaaaatatttgtaattgaaaatgcaataatttaatatatttttaaatgtttataaagggttttaatatgaatataaaaaaattattgaaaaatatctaaaaacataaattttaatactTTATAGTACAAAGATACATTGAATAGATATTACTGTAACaacattatcaaattaatacgATAAGATTGaacacaaataaagaaatatatttatcaacaacatatatatatatatatatatataaagtacaGAAAGCTGATAATGTAGAGAAgccattatatattttaaaatgcattCCTGTtgtactttataatttttttatgaagacacttgatatttttttatctgattaaatatctaaaatgatattaataaatataataagtcATGTACACAACCtttattgataaatacaaaaaagctATATAAAGACATCTAGCCtatctataattattcttaaattttagatattttactttattaaaaaaaaagcaaatatatattatattatatcttCCAAGCCtaattgcaaaaataaattaactaaaaaactcaataatacttttatatattgcACGCACAATAACATgccatgtaatatatatatatagaaattaatcAGGAAAGACTGGGAGATAGAGGATGTCGGCCAAATTTGGGTTTATCTAAAAGGAAGATCAACGTGGCGGCCGCTCCCAGAAGACAGACTAGAAGCCAAGCAGGAAACTCTAGCCTAACCTCTCCATATCTAATTACATTTACACAACACCATGAAGCAACCGTTTATGTATTTTTAGTATTGAAACCAGATTCTTTCTGggttcttgtttttctcttttagaCACCAAACCTTTTAACTTAGTGAGTACTACTTTTAgttgttaaaataaaacatggaaGGAGAGTGTTATACATCACCAAGTGCTTCAAGTTCAACTCCAACAACAAGCATAGGGAAGCGTAAGCATGGTAGGCAACAAAACCAGGAGAAGCCATATAGAGGGATAAGGATGAGGAAGTGGGGTAAGTGGGTAGCTGAAATTAGAGAACCAAACAAGAGGTCTAGGATTTGGCTTGGGTCCTACTCAACACCAATAGCTGCAGCTCGTGCATACGACACAGCCGTTTTCTATCTCCGAGGGCCTTCTGTTAGGCTTAATTTCCCTGATTTGATTCACCAAGAAGATGAGTTGTGTGATGTGTCTGCTGCTTCTATACGCAAGAAAGCCACTGAAGTCGGGGCTAAAGTTGATGCCTTGCAAACAGCTCTCCATGCATCACCAGGAGACAACTCGCCAGCAAATCGACTGTTACTTTCAGAGAAACCTGATTTGAACGAGTACCCAGAGAATTGTGATGAAGAGTGATCAAAAGAAGGTCAacgttaattaattagcagttataattaattaattgtttgtggtttttcttttcttttgttttctttagggTGGGTTAATGTCTATTAAGATCTTTCTGGTTAGACAAGCGTATATGCACTTTCAGCCAGAGAAACTTTCTGGCAGAAGTAGTAGTGAATTAGTAATAGTATCGAGCGTGTGTTAATTGAACAGAATAGAATCAGAAGGATTATGTTTGATGAGAGAgtgaaaatatttcttaattctCACAAATGAGTTCTAGCGACGATGAACCATCAATCACTGGTAAGTtgtaacaaattaaaattaaagtggGCTAAACGGTTGATGAATAgctatttttagtttggttggTTAGTCAACAAGTTCGATTCTGtgtttattttgtctttctagTAGTTGATGGGCCAGTGGTTATATCCCGGGAAGCAGTTCATGTTCTAATGCTTAAAATTAGACCCGTAAAAGATTTGTATCTAACACCATGATGAATTGTAACGCTCATATATCAAAAGATTAACCCGTATCCATCtaggttttcttcttcattttcccTACTACGATCTTCTATGAGGATCATCGATTTTAAGCTCTGACTAGTTTTGATGGCGTAACAAGCTCAAAGCTTCTATTATCAGATTGATCTCGAGATGTCATAGGGTTCATCTCCGGATAGGAGGCTTACTGAGATCCCTGGACAATCAAACCTCGGACTAGAATGAGGGCACGCTTCTTTAGTGACGCGTAAAAAGGGAAAAATCATGTGCACTGAAAGAAAACCGAATCTTGTTTACCACAAGCTGAAGGCTCGCCTATAAAGACTCTGACAAACATGGCAGATGGGGCGAGGAAGCCCATGAGAAGGACACATATACAGTTTTTTCATCAGAAGCCTATTTAAAGGGGCATTTTTCACATCAATTTGAAACAAAGGTCAGTGACAAACAGTTGCAACTTCAGGTATGAACAATGATTATCTTGGCAACATGAGCTAGCAGACATATCTTCATATAGACAATATCGTACTTCTAAGAATTAGACCAACTTTTATAGTGGCCTGTTGTCACTGGTCTTTGACCCCCAAATAGTTCAAAATGATAGATGACAAGAACATTGATCATCATATCCTTGCATTGACACATGCATATGATAGCCTTGAACCTCAAGGTAAGACATCTTCTGCTAAGagcagggaaaaaaataaaattcttcttattcttctttctcaaacctaaatattttatacaacTAAACACACACACAGCATCACATGGCTTTTATTTACAATCTAAATAGATTTAGGCATCGAAGAGTCCTCAACTCTTCCAAGAGATTTACGTTATAGGTATTACAGTTATCCAAATCTAGCCTTCTATACCTTCCAAACTATAACGACCTTGGAAGGTTATAATCTTTGGTGGATTTTCAGCAACTTAATCACTAGTATCTTGTGATGTTTGTACGGTTGTATATAATAATGCTAAGCTGGATTTATGATGATAATTAAGCTAGACTTATGATGATGaggagaggaagaagaatgaCCATGCATGGTAGATGgggataatataaataaacagcAATGGCCTACCTTTTATTTCTCTTAGTTGCGATATAGCTAGTAAAATTTGAAGTtgccaaacaaagaaaatagaTAAGGAAATAAGGCAGAGTTGGGCATCAAGAAATGGCACTTTTGAAGTGCATGCATGTGGACACCACAAAACACAATGAAACACTAGTGggtaagtgtgtgtgtgtgtgagagagagagagagagagagagagagagagagagagagcaagcgGTCCTTGATCAGGAGGTGGTCACCGTCATGGGATGGTGGAAAGCTTACGAAAGGTTGTTGCAGGAAGTTGAAGGGTGATGGAAGGTGGGCGGTGAGTGggtttttagtttgtttattaTTGCTTTGACTATACATGTATTTAGATCAAGCTGTTGTCAAATGTTTATGCACGAAGCCTTGCATGTGAAGTGTCGGAGGATCATTTTATGTAGCGTAGAAGTAAAGTTTATATactcaataattgattaatttcatgattataggaatctgatttatttatttttaattaagatggTTGGTAACTTATACTGTATGTTTAATAAATGAAGGTGACTGGTAACTTGTACTGGATGTCTGATAAATCAAGTTAGCTGATGATCAgtacttataatttatttatttatgtagatTTAAGAACTTTTATTtgcttaaatataattttagaaaaagaaagtaaaataatattttacagaaataaactctaaaaatatatatgttaaaattattaagGATGAAGAGATTGTGAACCTTTTACCTAGATGGTTCAAACGGTATTTATAACTCAtaaatcttcttcttttgctgAATTAAAGGGGTTAAAGggttattttataaatcaattttatattgtgATTCGTATTCCACTCATTGTATCTAGTTAGGAGATGAAGACATGGTGGGTGACGAGAGATTTTGATACACCTAATAATGTTGGAGTGTAGACTTGCTAACAAGTCTatgtgttgaaaaataatttctctaaAATTTATGTAAAAATCTATGGAGTTGTGAGGTTAGATTCAGGTATTATGTTTGAATCCATGGATGTAGCGAATATAACCATGCTTGAGGTGTGACGTAAAAAATCATCGGGCTCAACACTATCGGGAGATGCACGTCAAGCCCACCTCATTAGCCTAACAGCGCCAGACCTAATAGCGCTTGGGCTTGGCACATAATTAGACCCAGCACATCTTAGTTAGAGCGTATTTTGAGCTGACACGCACCAACCCAACATGCCCAATAATTCTAGAAAATTATAACtgtatattttagtattttttagaaaagatatattcaaaatttattgataaaaattcGATTCATCGCTTCATATATgggttttctatatttttcttttttgagttcTTCATTGTTTGGACCGGTGTGTATGTAACTTTTATTCGTGGCAATGGCGAGCATCCGCGGCTTCCTAGTTAGGCCTCATCTGTCCCCAAATACAAAATTGATTCCCATAaagatatatagatatataggaATACTCACAATCATTGTCGATTTTCAAgaatatatacatttttttaattctcttaaCATTTCCAGGACGGAAGTACTACATTAATGcaatacatgtttttatttagtttggttGGCcagttaattgatatatatatatatatatatatatatatatatatatatatcatttgtcTGCTAATTAATATTGTAAATTATATCTGCATGCCTCTAACGAAGGGAAAtaaacttttcttctcttcttttctctttaggTATTAACACAagatttctaaaataaagaGGAAAGATCGATAACTACAAGTGTATTAGCAAAAAAACCTATCTTAGTTTTATTCGTGGCAATGGCGAGCATCCGCGGCTTCCTAGTTAGGCCTCATCTGTCCCCAAATACAAAATTGATTCCCATAaagatatatagatatataggaATACTCACAATCATTGTCGATTTTCAAgaatatatacatttttttaattctcttaaCATTTCCAGGACGGAAGTACTACATTAATGcaatacatgtttttatttagtttggttGGCcagttaattgatatatatatatatatatatatatatatatatatatatatatatatatatatatatcatttgtcTGCTAATTAATATTGTAAATTATATCTGCATGCCTCTAACGAAGGGAAAtaaacttttcttctcttcttttctctt
Protein-coding sequences here:
- the LOC133691784 gene encoding ethylene-responsive transcription factor RAP2-1-like; this encodes MEGECYTSPSASSSTPTTSIGKRKHGRQQNQEKPYRGIRMRKWGKWVAEIREPNKRSRIWLGSYSTPIAAARAYDTAVFYLRGPSVRLNFPDLIHQEDELCDVSAASIRKKATEVGAKVDALQTALHASPGDNSPANRLLLSEKPDLNEYPENCDEE